From one Cyprinus carpio isolate SPL01 chromosome B3, ASM1834038v1, whole genome shotgun sequence genomic stretch:
- the LOC109104468 gene encoding sodium channel protein type 4 subunit alpha B isoform X2 produces MARLLPPNGTDVFRPFTLESLAEIERRMAEEAAEQEQMKAQDIEVPEEDLPKPSSDLEAGKALPFIYGDPPPNLLNVPLEELDPFYKAKKTFIVVTKGNTIFRFNAEPACYILSPFNPIRRVAIRILIHSLFSMFIMITILSNCVFMTMGDPPAWSKIVEYVFTGIYTFEALVKVLSRGFCIGDFTFLRDPWNWLDFMVISMAYLTEFVDLGNISALRTFRVLRALKTITVIPGLKTIVGALIQSVKKLADVMILTVFCLSVFALIGLQLFMGNLRQKCVRSLDLSNSDNLTMLFNYTDINGTEAANSTFNFQEYIENPENHYYVPGHADPLLCGNSSDAGKCPEGYTCLKAGRNPNYGYTSYDNFAWAFLALFRLMTQDFWENLFQLTLRAVGKTYMVFFVVIIFLGSFYLINLILAVVAMAYAEQNETTIAEAKEKEEEYAKILEQLKKQAEQKNNMVNGSKTSLSSKKKGDDDQMQNDYDGIALKPLSKSNGSKGSMNYLEVPDSQMRKPSAVSTTDDALDELEDIQRPCPPCWYKFADIFLKWDCCSPWVKFKKLIYLFVMDPFVDLGITICIVLNTVFMAMEHYPMTPHFEHMLTVGNLVFTGIFTAEMVLKLIALDPYYYFQVGWNIFDSIIVTMSLVELGLADVQGLSVLRSFRLMRVFKLAKSWPTLNMLIKIIGNSVGALGNLTLVLGIIVFIFAVVGMQLFGKSYKDCVCKISEDCELPRWHMTDFFHSFLIIFRVLCGEWIETMWDCMEVAGQGMCIIVFMMVMVIGNLVVLNLFLALLLSSFSGDNLAASDDDGEMNNLQIAVARMTRGIDWVKAFVIKHMRQCLGLKPKEEGVKENEENTSKMATMNSSLSDVKVPIANGESDDDDDDGNSSSEEDDKEDIDKNTKKKDGDESSTCSTVDKPPEIEEVVGEEEEDSTIPKDCYTENCIRRCPCLELDVTQGKGKTWWNFRKTCYTIVEHSYFETFIIFMILLSSGALAFEDIYIEQRRMIKIILEYADQVFTYVFVIEMLLKWVAYGFKVYFTNAWCWLDFLIVDVSLISLTANILGYSELGAIKSLRTLRALRPLRALSRFEGMRVVVNALVGAIPSIFNVLLVCLIFWLIFSIMGVNLFAGKFYYCYNLTSEEVFPVTQVNNKTDCFMLLEENNTDVRWMNMKVNFDNVGMGYLSLLQVATFKGWMDIMYSAVDSRDIEGQPEYESNLYMYLYFVIFIIFGSFFTLNLFIGVIIDNFNQQKAKLGGTDIFMTEDQKKYYNAMKKLGAKKPQKPIPRPTNCFQGLVFDLVTKQFFDIFIMVMICLNMVTMMVETDDQSEEMENILFLINFVFIVLFTGECILKIIALRYHYFSIGWNIFDFVVVILSILGLLLADLIEKYFVSPTLFRVIRLARIGRVLRLIRGAKGIRTLLFALMMSLPALFNIGLLLFLIMFIFSIFGMSNFGYVKKEGGIDDMFNFETFGNSIICLFMITTSAGWDGLLAPILNSPPDCDPDVENPGSPVRGNCGSPAVGIVFFCSYIVMSFLVVVNMYIAIILENFNVATEESSDPLCEDDFEMFYETWEKFDPTASQFIAYSRLSEFCDTLKDPLRIPKPNTLKLITMDLPMVPGDKIHCLDILLALTTQVLGDSDAMDAMKATMEEKFMANNPSKVSYEPITSTLRRKEEEVAASAIQRAYRKHVLKRGLKHASYMYREKTDSKRRGEETPEKVGMIAKKMSYLYGDQAIEDDKPKGLSFSQHGKPQYGVKRPPVRVQSDVVLHSAPFPVPDSSATAENLRESIV; encoded by the exons ATTATTTAGCATGTTCATCATGATAACCATCTTGTCAAACTGCGTTTTCATGACGATGGGTGACCCTCCAGCATGGAGCAAAATAGTAGA GTACGTTTTCACTGGCATCTACACCTTTGAGGCGCTTGTAAAGGTGCTGTCCAGAGGCTTCTGCATCGGTGATTTCACATTCCTGCGAGATCCATGGAATTGGCTGGATTTTATGGTCATCTCCATGGC GTACCTCACAGAGTTTGTGGACTTGGGGAATATATCCGCTCTGAGGACTTTCCGTGTTCTTCGAGCcctgaaaacaataactgtaattCCAG GTCTTAAAACCATCGTTGGCGCCTTGATTCAGTCGGTGAAGAAACTGGCGGATGTCATGATCCTCACTGTCTTCTGTCTCAGCGTGTTTGCTCTCATTGGCCTGCAACTGTTCATGGGAAATTTGCGGCAAAAGTGTGTCCGGTCTTTGGACTTGAGCAACAGTGATAACCTGACCATGCTCTTCAATTACACAGACATCAATGGCACTGAAGCTGCCAACAGCACATTCAACTTTCAGGAATATATCGAAAATCCAG AGAACCACTACTATGTGCCTGGCCATGCGGATCCATTACTTTGTGGGAACAGCTCTGATGCAGG GAAGTGCCCTGAGGGGTACACATGCTTGAAAGCTGGCCGAAACCCAAATTATGGCTACACTAGTTATGACAACTTTGCCTGGGCTTTCTTAGCCCTTTTCCGGCTAATGACTCAAGACTTCTGGGAGAACTTGTTCCAGTTG ACGCTCCGTGCAGTAGGGAAGACGTACATGGTCTTCTTTGTAGTCATCATCTTCTTGGGTTCGTTCTACCTCATCAATCTGATTCTGGCTGTGGTGGCCATGGCGTATGCTGAACAGAATGAAACCACCATTGCAGAAGCTAAAGAAAAGGAGGAAGAGTATGCAAAAATCCTGGAACAGCTCAAGAAACAAGCTGAG CAGAAGAACAATATGGTAAATGGTAGTAAAACATCACTATCCAGCAAAAAGAAAGGCGATGATGACCAAATGCAGAACGACTATGATGGGATCGCATTGAAACCCCTCTCGAAGTCAAATGGATCCAAAGGTAGCATGAATTACTTGGAAGTCCCTGACTCGCAGATGAGAAAACCGAGTGCGGTGAGCACCACAGACGATGCTTTAGATG AGCTGGAGGATATTCAAAGGCCATGTCCTCCCTGCTGGTACAAGTTTGCTGACATATTCCTGAAATGGGATTGCTGCTCGCCATGGGTGAAATTCAAGAAGCTTATCTACCTATTTGTAATGGACCCTTTTGTGGATCTGGGCATTACTATCTGCATTGTGCTCAACACTGTGTTCATGGCTATGGAGCACTATCCTATGACTCCACATTTCGAACACATGTTGACAGTAGGAAACCTG GTTTTCACTGGTATCTTCACAGCAGAGATGGTGCTAAAACTGATTGCACTGGACCCATATTATTACTTCCAAGTTGGCTGGAACATTTTTGACAGCATAATTGTGACCATGAGTCTGGTGGAGTTGGGCTTAGCCGATGTTCAGGGCTTGTCTGTGCTGAGGTCATTCCGTTTG ATGCGTGTGTTCAAGCTGGCAAAATCTTGGCCAACCCTAAACATGCTGATAAAGATCATCGGTAATTCTGTAGGTGCTCTTGGGAATCTGACCCTCGTCCTGGGCATTATTGTCTTCATCTTTGCTGTGGTGGGGATGCAGCTTTTCGGAAAAAGCTACAAGGACTGTGTGTGTAAGATATCGGAGGATTGCGAACTCCCTCGCTGGCACATGACAGATTTCTTTCACTCGTTCCTCATCATCTTTCGTGTTCTATGTGGGGAATGGATCGAAACAATGTGGGACTGCATGGAAGTGGCTGGCCAAGGCATGTGCATCATCGTCTTCATGATGGTCATGGTTATAGGAAACCTAGTG GTGTTGAATCTCTTCCTGGCTTTGCTGCTCAGCTCCTTCAGCGGAGACAACCTGGCAGCATCTGATGATGATGGGGAGATGAACAATCTGCAGATTGCCGTTGCTAGAATGACAAGAGGCATCGACTGGGTAAAGGCCTTTGTTATCAAACATATGAGGCAATGTCTGGGCCTGAAGCCAAAGGAAGAGGGTGTGAAAGAAAACGAAGAAAACACTTCAAAAATGGCCACCATGAATTCCAGTCTGTCCGATGTCAAAGTGCCTATAGCCAATGGTGAATcggatgatgacgatgatgatggcAACAGCTCTTCTGAGGAAGATGACAAAGAGGACATTGATAAAAATACTAAA AAGAAAGATGGAGATGAATCATCAACCTGCAGCACAGTGGACAAACCTCCTGAGATAGAAGAGGTGGTaggagaggaagaagaggacTCCACTATCCCTAAGGACTGTTACACAGAGA ACTGCATCAGGCGATGTCCTTGCTTGGAGCTTGACGTGACCCAAGGTAAAGGGAAGACATGGTGGAATTTCCGTAAAACCTGCTACACCATTGTGGAGCACAGCTATTTTGAAACCTTCATCATCTTCATGATCCTCCTCAGCAGTGGAGCTTTA GCATTTGAGGACATATATATTGAACAACGAAGAATGATTAAAATCATCCTTGAATATGCAGATCAGGTCTTCACTTATGTGTTTGTCATTGAGATGCTTCTGAAATGGGTAGCCTATGGCTTCAAGGTCTATTTCACAAACGCATGGTGTTGGCTGGACTTTCTCATCGTTGAT GTGTCCCTGATCAGTTTGACTGCAAATATCTTAGGCTACTCCGAACTGGGGGCCATTAAGTCTCTCAGGACTTTGAGAGCGCTGAGACCTCTTCGAGCACTCTCCAGGTTTGAAGGAATGAGG GTGGTGGTGAACGCTCTGGTGGGGGCCATTCCATCCATCTTCAACGTTCTCCTGGTCTGCCTGATCTTTTGGCTCATCTTCAGCATCATGGGAGTCAACCTTTTTGCTGGAAAGTTCTACTACTGCTACAACTTGACATCTGAAGAAGTTTTCCCAGTCACTCAGGTCAACAATAAGACTGACTGTTTTATGCTGCTCGAAGAGAATAATACAGATGTGCGATGGATGAATATGAAGGTTAACTTTGATAATGTAGGCATGGGATACCTCTCCTTACTGCAAGTG GCAACATTCAAAGGATGGATGGACATCATGTATAGTGCTGTGGATTCTCGTGAT ATTGAAGGGCAGCCAGAGTATGAGTCTAACCTCTACATGTACCTTTACTTTGTCATCTTCATCATTTTTGGCTCTTTCTTCACCCTCAATCTATTCATCGGTGTCATCATTGACAATTTCAACCAACAAAAGGCAAAG TTAGGAGGAACTGACATCTTCATGACCGAGGATCAGAAAAAATACTACAATGCCATGAAGAAACTTGGCGCCAAAAAGCCACAGAAACCAATTCCAAGGCCTACA AACTGCTTCCAAGGTTTGGTATTCGACCTGGTCACCAAGCAGTTCTTTGACATCTTCATTATGGTGATGATCTGCCTGAACATGGTGACAATGATGGTGGAGACAGATGACCAGAGTGAAGAGATGGAAAATATTCTGTTCCTTATCAACTTCGTCTTTATCGTACTCTTCACCGGGGAGTGTATTCTCAAGATCATTGCCCTGCGCTATCACTACTTTTCCATTGGGTGgaacatttttgattttgtggtggtCATTCTTTCAATCTTAG GTCTTTTGCTGGCAGATCTCATCGAGAAGTACTTTGTGTCACCTACGCTGTTTCGCGTCATCCGACTGGCCAGAATCGGCCGCGTCCTGCGGCTCATCCGCGGTGCCAAAGGAATCCGGACGTTACTGTTCGCgctgatgatgtcacttcctgcccTCTTCAACATCGGCTTGCTTCTATTcttaatcatgtttattttctccatatttgGCATGTCCAACTTTGGGTATGTGAAAAAAGAAGGAGGCATCGATGACATGTTTAATTTCGAGACCTTCGGGAACAGTATCATATGTTTGTTCATGATCACAACTTCCGCCGGCTGGGATGGATTGTTGGCACCTATACTCAACAGCCCACCAGACTGCGACCCAGATGTAGAAAACCCGGGATCGCCTGTCCGAGGAAACTGCGGGAGCCCTGCGGTAGGCATCGTCTTCTTCTGCAGCTACATTGTCATGTCCTTCCTCGTCGTGGTCAACATGTACATAGCCATTATTCTGGAAAACTTCAATGTAGCGACAGAAGAAAGCAGCGACCCCTTGTGTGAGGACGATTTTGAGATGTTCTACGAAACCTGGGAGAAGTTTGACCCCACCGCCTCTCAGTTCATCGCTTATAGTAGGCTGTCTGAATTCTGCGACACGCTGAAAGACCCCCTGAGGATCCCGAAACCGAACACCCTTAAGCTGATCACAATGGACCTTCCCATGGTCCCTGGTGATAAGATCCACTGTCTGGACATTCTCCTGGCCCTCACTACACAGGTGCTGGGAGATTCTGATGCCATGGATGCCATGAAAGCAACTATGGAGGAGAAGTTTATGGCCAACAACCCCTCGAAGGTTTCGTACGAGCCCATCACCAGCACTCTCAGACGGAAGGAAGAAGAAGTGGCCGCTTCGGCCATTCAAAGAGCCTACCGCAAGCACGTCCTCAAACGCGGCCTCAAACACGCCTCGTATATGTACAGAGAGAAGACGGACTCGAAGAGACGAGGTGAAGAGACACCAGAAAAAGTGGGGATGATAGCTAAGAAAATGAGTTATCTGTATGGAGATCAAGCCATTGAGGACGACAAACCTAAGGGTCTCTCCTTCTCTCAACATGGGAAACCACAGTATGGGGTTAAGCGTCCCCCAGTGAGAGTTCAGAGCGATGTGGTCTTGCACTCTGCCCCTTTTCCCGTTCCTGACTCCTCAGCCACTGCAGAAAACTTGAGAGAGTCCATTGTGTAA
- the LOC109104468 gene encoding sodium channel protein type 4 subunit alpha B isoform X1, which translates to MRKRKINLMEVWRRNRVAHPNRAKNLKLRPRQLAQLRDPEVVAALLQQNVKMARLLPPNGTDVFRPFTLESLAEIERRMAEEAAEQEQMKAQDIEVPEEDLPKPSSDLEAGKALPFIYGDPPPNLLNVPLEELDPFYKAKKTFIVVTKGNTIFRFNAEPACYILSPFNPIRRVAIRILIHSLFSMFIMITILSNCVFMTMGDPPAWSKIVEYVFTGIYTFEALVKVLSRGFCIGDFTFLRDPWNWLDFMVISMAYLTEFVDLGNISALRTFRVLRALKTITVIPGLKTIVGALIQSVKKLADVMILTVFCLSVFALIGLQLFMGNLRQKCVRSLDLSNSDNLTMLFNYTDINGTEAANSTFNFQEYIENPENHYYVPGHADPLLCGNSSDAGKCPEGYTCLKAGRNPNYGYTSYDNFAWAFLALFRLMTQDFWENLFQLTLRAVGKTYMVFFVVIIFLGSFYLINLILAVVAMAYAEQNETTIAEAKEKEEEYAKILEQLKKQAEQKNNMVNGSKTSLSSKKKGDDDQMQNDYDGIALKPLSKSNGSKGSMNYLEVPDSQMRKPSAVSTTDDALDELEDIQRPCPPCWYKFADIFLKWDCCSPWVKFKKLIYLFVMDPFVDLGITICIVLNTVFMAMEHYPMTPHFEHMLTVGNLVFTGIFTAEMVLKLIALDPYYYFQVGWNIFDSIIVTMSLVELGLADVQGLSVLRSFRLMRVFKLAKSWPTLNMLIKIIGNSVGALGNLTLVLGIIVFIFAVVGMQLFGKSYKDCVCKISEDCELPRWHMTDFFHSFLIIFRVLCGEWIETMWDCMEVAGQGMCIIVFMMVMVIGNLVVLNLFLALLLSSFSGDNLAASDDDGEMNNLQIAVARMTRGIDWVKAFVIKHMRQCLGLKPKEEGVKENEENTSKMATMNSSLSDVKVPIANGESDDDDDDGNSSSEEDDKEDIDKNTKKKDGDESSTCSTVDKPPEIEEVVGEEEEDSTIPKDCYTENCIRRCPCLELDVTQGKGKTWWNFRKTCYTIVEHSYFETFIIFMILLSSGALAFEDIYIEQRRMIKIILEYADQVFTYVFVIEMLLKWVAYGFKVYFTNAWCWLDFLIVDVSLISLTANILGYSELGAIKSLRTLRALRPLRALSRFEGMRVVVNALVGAIPSIFNVLLVCLIFWLIFSIMGVNLFAGKFYYCYNLTSEEVFPVTQVNNKTDCFMLLEENNTDVRWMNMKVNFDNVGMGYLSLLQVATFKGWMDIMYSAVDSRDIEGQPEYESNLYMYLYFVIFIIFGSFFTLNLFIGVIIDNFNQQKAKLGGTDIFMTEDQKKYYNAMKKLGAKKPQKPIPRPTNCFQGLVFDLVTKQFFDIFIMVMICLNMVTMMVETDDQSEEMENILFLINFVFIVLFTGECILKIIALRYHYFSIGWNIFDFVVVILSILGLLLADLIEKYFVSPTLFRVIRLARIGRVLRLIRGAKGIRTLLFALMMSLPALFNIGLLLFLIMFIFSIFGMSNFGYVKKEGGIDDMFNFETFGNSIICLFMITTSAGWDGLLAPILNSPPDCDPDVENPGSPVRGNCGSPAVGIVFFCSYIVMSFLVVVNMYIAIILENFNVATEESSDPLCEDDFEMFYETWEKFDPTASQFIAYSRLSEFCDTLKDPLRIPKPNTLKLITMDLPMVPGDKIHCLDILLALTTQVLGDSDAMDAMKATMEEKFMANNPSKVSYEPITSTLRRKEEEVAASAIQRAYRKHVLKRGLKHASYMYREKTDSKRRGEETPEKVGMIAKKMSYLYGDQAIEDDKPKGLSFSQHGKPQYGVKRPPVRVQSDVVLHSAPFPVPDSSATAENLRESIV; encoded by the exons ATTATTTAGCATGTTCATCATGATAACCATCTTGTCAAACTGCGTTTTCATGACGATGGGTGACCCTCCAGCATGGAGCAAAATAGTAGA GTACGTTTTCACTGGCATCTACACCTTTGAGGCGCTTGTAAAGGTGCTGTCCAGAGGCTTCTGCATCGGTGATTTCACATTCCTGCGAGATCCATGGAATTGGCTGGATTTTATGGTCATCTCCATGGC GTACCTCACAGAGTTTGTGGACTTGGGGAATATATCCGCTCTGAGGACTTTCCGTGTTCTTCGAGCcctgaaaacaataactgtaattCCAG GTCTTAAAACCATCGTTGGCGCCTTGATTCAGTCGGTGAAGAAACTGGCGGATGTCATGATCCTCACTGTCTTCTGTCTCAGCGTGTTTGCTCTCATTGGCCTGCAACTGTTCATGGGAAATTTGCGGCAAAAGTGTGTCCGGTCTTTGGACTTGAGCAACAGTGATAACCTGACCATGCTCTTCAATTACACAGACATCAATGGCACTGAAGCTGCCAACAGCACATTCAACTTTCAGGAATATATCGAAAATCCAG AGAACCACTACTATGTGCCTGGCCATGCGGATCCATTACTTTGTGGGAACAGCTCTGATGCAGG GAAGTGCCCTGAGGGGTACACATGCTTGAAAGCTGGCCGAAACCCAAATTATGGCTACACTAGTTATGACAACTTTGCCTGGGCTTTCTTAGCCCTTTTCCGGCTAATGACTCAAGACTTCTGGGAGAACTTGTTCCAGTTG ACGCTCCGTGCAGTAGGGAAGACGTACATGGTCTTCTTTGTAGTCATCATCTTCTTGGGTTCGTTCTACCTCATCAATCTGATTCTGGCTGTGGTGGCCATGGCGTATGCTGAACAGAATGAAACCACCATTGCAGAAGCTAAAGAAAAGGAGGAAGAGTATGCAAAAATCCTGGAACAGCTCAAGAAACAAGCTGAG CAGAAGAACAATATGGTAAATGGTAGTAAAACATCACTATCCAGCAAAAAGAAAGGCGATGATGACCAAATGCAGAACGACTATGATGGGATCGCATTGAAACCCCTCTCGAAGTCAAATGGATCCAAAGGTAGCATGAATTACTTGGAAGTCCCTGACTCGCAGATGAGAAAACCGAGTGCGGTGAGCACCACAGACGATGCTTTAGATG AGCTGGAGGATATTCAAAGGCCATGTCCTCCCTGCTGGTACAAGTTTGCTGACATATTCCTGAAATGGGATTGCTGCTCGCCATGGGTGAAATTCAAGAAGCTTATCTACCTATTTGTAATGGACCCTTTTGTGGATCTGGGCATTACTATCTGCATTGTGCTCAACACTGTGTTCATGGCTATGGAGCACTATCCTATGACTCCACATTTCGAACACATGTTGACAGTAGGAAACCTG GTTTTCACTGGTATCTTCACAGCAGAGATGGTGCTAAAACTGATTGCACTGGACCCATATTATTACTTCCAAGTTGGCTGGAACATTTTTGACAGCATAATTGTGACCATGAGTCTGGTGGAGTTGGGCTTAGCCGATGTTCAGGGCTTGTCTGTGCTGAGGTCATTCCGTTTG ATGCGTGTGTTCAAGCTGGCAAAATCTTGGCCAACCCTAAACATGCTGATAAAGATCATCGGTAATTCTGTAGGTGCTCTTGGGAATCTGACCCTCGTCCTGGGCATTATTGTCTTCATCTTTGCTGTGGTGGGGATGCAGCTTTTCGGAAAAAGCTACAAGGACTGTGTGTGTAAGATATCGGAGGATTGCGAACTCCCTCGCTGGCACATGACAGATTTCTTTCACTCGTTCCTCATCATCTTTCGTGTTCTATGTGGGGAATGGATCGAAACAATGTGGGACTGCATGGAAGTGGCTGGCCAAGGCATGTGCATCATCGTCTTCATGATGGTCATGGTTATAGGAAACCTAGTG GTGTTGAATCTCTTCCTGGCTTTGCTGCTCAGCTCCTTCAGCGGAGACAACCTGGCAGCATCTGATGATGATGGGGAGATGAACAATCTGCAGATTGCCGTTGCTAGAATGACAAGAGGCATCGACTGGGTAAAGGCCTTTGTTATCAAACATATGAGGCAATGTCTGGGCCTGAAGCCAAAGGAAGAGGGTGTGAAAGAAAACGAAGAAAACACTTCAAAAATGGCCACCATGAATTCCAGTCTGTCCGATGTCAAAGTGCCTATAGCCAATGGTGAATcggatgatgacgatgatgatggcAACAGCTCTTCTGAGGAAGATGACAAAGAGGACATTGATAAAAATACTAAA AAGAAAGATGGAGATGAATCATCAACCTGCAGCACAGTGGACAAACCTCCTGAGATAGAAGAGGTGGTaggagaggaagaagaggacTCCACTATCCCTAAGGACTGTTACACAGAGA ACTGCATCAGGCGATGTCCTTGCTTGGAGCTTGACGTGACCCAAGGTAAAGGGAAGACATGGTGGAATTTCCGTAAAACCTGCTACACCATTGTGGAGCACAGCTATTTTGAAACCTTCATCATCTTCATGATCCTCCTCAGCAGTGGAGCTTTA GCATTTGAGGACATATATATTGAACAACGAAGAATGATTAAAATCATCCTTGAATATGCAGATCAGGTCTTCACTTATGTGTTTGTCATTGAGATGCTTCTGAAATGGGTAGCCTATGGCTTCAAGGTCTATTTCACAAACGCATGGTGTTGGCTGGACTTTCTCATCGTTGAT GTGTCCCTGATCAGTTTGACTGCAAATATCTTAGGCTACTCCGAACTGGGGGCCATTAAGTCTCTCAGGACTTTGAGAGCGCTGAGACCTCTTCGAGCACTCTCCAGGTTTGAAGGAATGAGG GTGGTGGTGAACGCTCTGGTGGGGGCCATTCCATCCATCTTCAACGTTCTCCTGGTCTGCCTGATCTTTTGGCTCATCTTCAGCATCATGGGAGTCAACCTTTTTGCTGGAAAGTTCTACTACTGCTACAACTTGACATCTGAAGAAGTTTTCCCAGTCACTCAGGTCAACAATAAGACTGACTGTTTTATGCTGCTCGAAGAGAATAATACAGATGTGCGATGGATGAATATGAAGGTTAACTTTGATAATGTAGGCATGGGATACCTCTCCTTACTGCAAGTG GCAACATTCAAAGGATGGATGGACATCATGTATAGTGCTGTGGATTCTCGTGAT ATTGAAGGGCAGCCAGAGTATGAGTCTAACCTCTACATGTACCTTTACTTTGTCATCTTCATCATTTTTGGCTCTTTCTTCACCCTCAATCTATTCATCGGTGTCATCATTGACAATTTCAACCAACAAAAGGCAAAG TTAGGAGGAACTGACATCTTCATGACCGAGGATCAGAAAAAATACTACAATGCCATGAAGAAACTTGGCGCCAAAAAGCCACAGAAACCAATTCCAAGGCCTACA AACTGCTTCCAAGGTTTGGTATTCGACCTGGTCACCAAGCAGTTCTTTGACATCTTCATTATGGTGATGATCTGCCTGAACATGGTGACAATGATGGTGGAGACAGATGACCAGAGTGAAGAGATGGAAAATATTCTGTTCCTTATCAACTTCGTCTTTATCGTACTCTTCACCGGGGAGTGTATTCTCAAGATCATTGCCCTGCGCTATCACTACTTTTCCATTGGGTGgaacatttttgattttgtggtggtCATTCTTTCAATCTTAG GTCTTTTGCTGGCAGATCTCATCGAGAAGTACTTTGTGTCACCTACGCTGTTTCGCGTCATCCGACTGGCCAGAATCGGCCGCGTCCTGCGGCTCATCCGCGGTGCCAAAGGAATCCGGACGTTACTGTTCGCgctgatgatgtcacttcctgcccTCTTCAACATCGGCTTGCTTCTATTcttaatcatgtttattttctccatatttgGCATGTCCAACTTTGGGTATGTGAAAAAAGAAGGAGGCATCGATGACATGTTTAATTTCGAGACCTTCGGGAACAGTATCATATGTTTGTTCATGATCACAACTTCCGCCGGCTGGGATGGATTGTTGGCACCTATACTCAACAGCCCACCAGACTGCGACCCAGATGTAGAAAACCCGGGATCGCCTGTCCGAGGAAACTGCGGGAGCCCTGCGGTAGGCATCGTCTTCTTCTGCAGCTACATTGTCATGTCCTTCCTCGTCGTGGTCAACATGTACATAGCCATTATTCTGGAAAACTTCAATGTAGCGACAGAAGAAAGCAGCGACCCCTTGTGTGAGGACGATTTTGAGATGTTCTACGAAACCTGGGAGAAGTTTGACCCCACCGCCTCTCAGTTCATCGCTTATAGTAGGCTGTCTGAATTCTGCGACACGCTGAAAGACCCCCTGAGGATCCCGAAACCGAACACCCTTAAGCTGATCACAATGGACCTTCCCATGGTCCCTGGTGATAAGATCCACTGTCTGGACATTCTCCTGGCCCTCACTACACAGGTGCTGGGAGATTCTGATGCCATGGATGCCATGAAAGCAACTATGGAGGAGAAGTTTATGGCCAACAACCCCTCGAAGGTTTCGTACGAGCCCATCACCAGCACTCTCAGACGGAAGGAAGAAGAAGTGGCCGCTTCGGCCATTCAAAGAGCCTACCGCAAGCACGTCCTCAAACGCGGCCTCAAACACGCCTCGTATATGTACAGAGAGAAGACGGACTCGAAGAGACGAGGTGAAGAGACACCAGAAAAAGTGGGGATGATAGCTAAGAAAATGAGTTATCTGTATGGAGATCAAGCCATTGAGGACGACAAACCTAAGGGTCTCTCCTTCTCTCAACATGGGAAACCACAGTATGGGGTTAAGCGTCCCCCAGTGAGAGTTCAGAGCGATGTGGTCTTGCACTCTGCCCCTTTTCCCGTTCCTGACTCCTCAGCCACTGCAGAAAACTTGAGAGAGTCCATTGTGTAA